In Erigeron canadensis isolate Cc75 chromosome 1, C_canadensis_v1, whole genome shotgun sequence, a single window of DNA contains:
- the LOC122586061 gene encoding probable copper-transporting ATPase HMA5 — MGSKFLSLACIRGMGGDGLSPRPHYPSMPKYPKGVLKKKKKKITDDDMESNREARALFSVTGMTCSACAGSVEKAVKRLPGIKEAVVDVLNNRAQVMFYPTYVNEETIRETIEDVGFEATLILEETSAKSTQICRLLIKGMTCTTCSSTVESALKAVQGVQRAQVALATEEAKVHYDPIIVSHNQFLKTIEETGFEAILISTGEDMSKIDLQIDGPWNDSSITMIEKSLQALPGVVVVDLDTNLKKCSISYKADITGPRNFIQVIESTGSGMFKGKIFPKGGGRDSHRQEEINQYYKSFMWSLVFTVPVFLTSMVFMYIPGLKHLLETKIVNMMNVGHLIRWILSTPVQFFIGRRFYTGSYKSLRHGSANMDVLIALGTNAAYFYSVYSVLRAAASPHFEAMDFFETSAMLISFILLGKYLEVMAKGKTSEAIAKLMDLTPDTATLLAFDTEGIVIREEEIDSRLIQRNDVLKILPGAKVASDGFVTWGQSHVNESMITGEARPVGKRKGDPVIGGTVNENGVLYIKATRVGSESALSQIVQLVESAQMAKAPVQKLADRISKFFVPLVIMCSFSTWLAWFLAGKFESYPKSWIPSSMDSFQLALQFGISVMVIACPCALGLATPTAVMVGTGVGASQGVLIKGGQALESAHKVDCIVFDKTGTLTIGKPLVVNTRLLKNMVLKEFYELIAAAEVNSEHPLAKAIVEYAKKFRDHEENPVWAETQNFESITGHGVQATVQNREIIVGNKSLMIKKNIGISTQAEEMLTEIEDLAQTGILVCIDSQLTGILAISDPLKPGAREVISILKSMKVKSIVVTGDNWGTANSIAKEVGIDDVIAEAKPEDKAEKVKELQASGHVVAMVGDGINDSPALVAADVGMAIGAGTDIAIEAADIVLMKSNLEDVITAIDLSRKTFTRIRLNYIWALGYNLMGIPIAAGVLFPFTGFRLPPWIAGAAMAASSVSVVCCSLLLKYYKRPRILETLELQGITTG; from the exons atgggTTCGAAGTTTTTATCTTTGGCTTGCATACGTGGGATGGGCGGTGATGGGTTGTCACCGCGGCCCCACTATCCATCTATGCCCAAGTACCCGAAAGGAgtcttgaagaagaagaagaagaagataacaGATGATGATATGGAGAGTAATAGGGAGGCAAGGGCCTTGTTTTCGGTCACGGGAATGACATGTTCTGCGTGTGCTGGATCGGTTGAGAAGGCGGTTAAACGTCTACCTGGAATTAAGGAGGCCGTTGTGGATGTTTTGAATAATCGAGCTCAAGTTATGTTTTATCCTACTTATGTCAAT GAAGAGACGATTCGTGAAACCATTGAAGACGTTGGGTTTGAAGCTACACTAATTTTGGAAGAAACAAGCGCAAAATCTACTCAAATATGTCGATTGCTCATCAAGGGAATGACTTGCACAACTTGTTCTAGTACAGTCGAGTCTGCTTTGAAAGCTGTACAAGGAGTACAGAGAGCCCAAGTTGCATTAGCAACTGAAGAAGCCAAAGTCCATTATGATCCCATAATTGTGAGCCACAACCAATTCTTGAAGACCATAGAAGAAACTGGATTTGAAGCCATATTAATTAGCACGGGGGAAGATATGAGCAAAATAGATTTACAAATTGATGGACCATGGAACGATAGTTCAATAACAATGATAGAGAAATCTCTTCAAGCACTTCCCGGGGTTGTTGTAGTTGATCTCGACACTAATCTTAAAAAGTGTTCCATTTCTTACAAAGCAGACATCACCGGGCCTAGAAATTTTATTCAAGTGATTGAATCAACCGGCTCTGGGATGTTCAAAGGTAAGATATTTCCCAAAGGAGGAGGTCGGGattctcatagacaagaagaAATTAATCAGTACTACAAATCTTTTATGTGGAGTTTAGTGTTCACAGTACCCGTGTTCTTAACCTCTATGGTGTTCATGTATATACCCGGACTCAAACATTTACTGGAAACCAAGATTGTGAATATGATGAATGTAGGTCATCTTATAAGATGGATATTATCGACTCCAGTGCAGTTTTTTATTGGTCGAAGATTCTACACTGGTTCCTACAAATCATTGCGCCATGGTTCTGCAAATATGGATGTTTTAATTGCACTGGGAACAAATGCAGCATATTTCTATTCGGTTTACTCTGTGTTAAGGGCTGCAGCTTCACCACATTTTGAGGCCATGGACTTCTTTGAAACAAGCGCAATGCTCATTTCGTTTATTCTTCTCGGGAAGTATTTAGAAGTCATGGCTAAAGGAAAGACATCTGAGGCGATTGCAAAGCTTATGGATTTGACTCCTGATACTGCAACACTGTTGGCTTTTGACACTGAAGGAATTGTTATAAGAGAAGAAGAGATAGATAGTAGGTTGATTCAAAGAAACGATGTGCTTAAGATCCTTCCTGGTGCAAAGGTAGCTTCAGATGGGTTTGTAACGTGGGGACAAAGCCATGTAAACGAGAGCATGATCACAGGAGAAGCAAGACCTGTGGGGAAGAGAAAGGGTGACCCAGTGATTGGGGGGACGGTTAATGAGAATGGTGTGTTGTATATTAAAGCAACAAGGGTTGGATCAGAAAGTGCGCTTTCGCAAATAGTTCAACTTGTTGAATCTGCACAGATGGCTAAAGCTCCTGTCCAGAAACTTGCTGATCGGATTTCCAAGTTCTTCGTGCCTCTG GTCATTATGTGTTCTTTCTCCACATGGCTCGCTTGGTTCCTAGCTGGAAAGTTTGAGAGCTACCCGAAATCATGGATACCATCTTCCATGGATAGCTTTCAACTTGCTCTTCAGTTTGGAATCTCTGTGATGGTCATAGCTTGCCCTTGTGCTTTAGGTTTGGCTACTCCAACTGCTGTAATGGTTGGTACTGGAGTGGGGGCTTCGCAAGGTGTTCTTATAAAAGGAGGCCAAGCACTAGAAAGTGCACACAAG GTGGACTGCATTGTGTTCGATAAGACTGGGACACTTACGATTGGCAAACCACTCGTTGTTAACACGAGACTGCTAAAGAACATGGTACTTAAGGAGTTTTATGAACTGATTGCTGCAGCCGAG GTGAACAGTGAGCACCCTTTAGCCAAGGCTATCGTAGAATATGCAAAGAAATTTAGAGACCATGAAGAGAACCCAGTTTGGGCAGAAACCCAAAATTTTGAATCCATAACGGGACATGGTGTGCAGGCCACTGTTCAGAACAGAGAAATAATAGTGGGAAACAAGAGTTTGATGATAAAGAAAAACATTGGAATCTCCACGCAGGCTGAGGAAATGCTAACTGAAATTGAAGATTTGGCCCAGACAGGAATTCTTGTGTGTATAGATAGCCAACTCACTGGAATTCTTGCAATTTCCGACCCTTTGAAACCCGGGGCTCGTGAAGTAATCTCCATACtcaagtcaatgaaagtcaaaagtATAGTGGTTACAGGAGACAATTGGGGAACTGCAAACTCCATTGCTAAAGAAGTTGGCATTGATGACGTCATTGCTGAAGCCAAACCAGAGGACAAAGCAGAGAAAGTGAAGGAATTACAG GCTTCGGGGCATGTTGTGGCCATGGTAGGTGACGGGATCAATGACTCGCCTGCACTAGTGGCTGCAGATGTTGGGATGGCTATCGGTGCAGGCACAGACATAGCTATAGAAGCAGCTGATATAGTCCTTATGAAAAGCAATTTAGAAGATGTGATCACAGCCATTGATCTTTCAAGAAAAACATTTACCAGAATCCGTCTGAACTATATCTGGGCTTTGGGTTACAACCTTATGGGGATTCCAATTGCTGCTGGTGTTCTTTTCCCATTCACAGGATTCCGCCTGCCACCATGGATTGCCGGGGCTGCCATGGCCGCCTCATCTGTGAGTGTCGTTTGTTGCTCTCTTTTGCTGAAGTATTACAAAAGGCCAAGAATTTTGGAGACGCTGGAACTACAAGGAATAACGACTGGTTGA